ctttgcATAATTTCCCtgtacgaaaaatattcatacgtTTCTTTAAAACAGTAATTACCTGCATTCGGTTATAATTGGTATGGGATTGGAATACGCGTCAATCACGACGTACTTTGCCCTTTTCGCTTTTCATAATTATACCGTACGAACCGCATTACGAGAGTATACCCACAGAGAATCTTGCCTATATCCTAGTTTCTCAACGAATATCGATCATAGATATAAGGCATATGCGGATTATTTTAAACGACGACGATGTGAAGTTACGATGATGGTGAAGTGGGACAATCACTGATTGTACACGGTAAGAGAAACGTGCCAAATACTTCTTTCCTTATCGCGACGATGTTCCGCAGATAGTCGTTTGctaaattttcagtttttcaattcCTTCAATTTATACTTACGAGCTTACGCTTACATAACGATAACATGAAACAGTtacaatttatacatacacacatatatatatacacacatatttaTACTCTTCCGAATTCACAGCGCACGCCTCACGTAATCAATGATATTatatgatttcaaaatatatatgactccatttttttttccaagataATTCAATATTCGGCACTAAAATAGCGTATTACTGAAAATAAGATTCGCTGATTTGCACTCTGATatagaattatttgaaaactgCAGCAGTACGGTGTgcggaaaataattatttaggtatttagaaaaaagaattgagtAACATCGGCGTGACATATACCTATGCATAAATACCGAAGCGCAGattgtatatatgtaggtTTATATATTCACATAATGTACATAATCGCATTAAATTTTCCTTAGACTCTTCACCTTGAGAAAAAGCTCTGACGTGAATTAAGGAAGTGGGTAATgcagaggttttttttttttttactagcACCAGGACTGCTCGTCTTACTTGTATAATTATGGACGAAGGATGAGTTGAAAGTCCGCCAATCTAACGAAGGATTTCGGTCATACCTGCGATTTATAAATCTCATTCGAAATGTATAAACGgccattttttcattcaagaaTGAAGCATCACTGCATCAAACGTGCACTAGGTCATCATTTGTAGGTAGATATTTACCACATATCCACTATGTACAGCCAAGGCCGATCATgtattttgaagataattgtGCATGCGATCCATATCAAACCTACATCACGAACGATGACGGATGTATTAACGAGTGAAGATCGTTTTGCGATAGTTGcgataatttgaatttgaataacgaTTCGGTTTAATCTTCGATTCATTGCAAAGTCCCTTGCATATTATTCTAGACGAAAATTCGAGAGTTTGAACGATTATTACATTGATAACGAAACAACCCAGAAAATGAAAGGTGCGAAAGTAAAATATAGTATTCGTGTAAAATTTTGCGGAGGTAAAAGACCCGGGCATTGATTTTCCCGGTTAGTGTGTCGGTGgtatcaattttatatttggTACCCAGAATCAATAAGGCAGGTCGGAAACCCCCGCGTGTATATTGTATTCGATTATACGGTTGATATGTAAAAGTAAACAGTAAACTTGACCGCGATTCGCAGGGCGAGGGGGATgaaatgtttaattaataaatcCAGTCTTCGCCGTAAATTTGTGGGTAGGTACACGCCTTTCGGGTATCGTTCGCCTTTTAATCGGCGATAATGCACTTACTTTTCTTGGGGGCGGCTGCATGCTGAACACACTTGGCTGCTGCAGCCTCGCCACTAAGTACtgtaattttttggaaatGCCTTCACTGGTTACCAACCCGTATACTACTGCTCTCTTGCCCTCGTCTCAACCTATTTATTGATCGAACCGACGCTTGCGCCCGGAGGTGTGTTTTCGTCGGTCCACGATATACGCGCGAGACCATCAAACCCGCCTACTCTTCTTCTCCACTTTGCTCTCTATCGCGAGATACCTTCtctattttcttctctcctctttcTAATTTCGCTTGGATTTCGAATAACTGAATGAATAAatgcgaaaataaatttaaagcggattgaaaaaaagaaataatcatcatcaacagcGGGTGATAATTTCAACCCTCCGCAATTGATAATGggacaaagagagaaaacacgcgtgaaaaatttgagattttgtttttttcacttcaataatTATGTAACGTGTTCGTGTATAATATGGATAATATGTAACACTCGTTTTAAGGTGACGCTACATTTTTCTACAGTTCGATTAGAGGAGATGAATAAGGATACTAGCGCGCTTGTACGCATGATTAGACTGTTCCGTTTGCTAACGCTCATTTGTGCGTAAATTATCAtctattataatttataatgtatCAAAGGATCAATCGCTAACTGATCCCAAGGCCGATCTATTTTTGTTCAAAGAACCCCTACGTCTATTGGTACCTCGATTTTCAGATCCAGTGATTTTTCACCTACACTTTAACATCACGGGAAACGTAAGcgttcgtaaaattttttaaagtttaaacAATTGTGGCTAATCTCTATCGTCCCTCGATTTTTACTCGCACATTCGATTATTACTATAAATAACGCTAGGGTGAGAATTGAGGTGTGAATGATAGAGCGGGTCAGTatgttgtttgaaaattttattaaatatatttcaaagtgtATAAACAGGTATAGATAATGTGTCAGATTTGTTCTTACTGGTATAATTATATCATTTAAGAGGTTTCGTCGGGTAATAATTGGTTGAGATCCGAGTCCGCTGGTAATCCAACGGCTCCTTCAGCGTCAGTATCAATGCCCATGGGATTAGCTGCTAATGGTTGAGGTATAGGATCCATGCCGATTGCCGTTATGGGATTTTCTCCAGCATCCAGTACAGGATCTGCTGTAGCCTCGGCAAGATTTGTTACAGACTTAGATTTCAGGCATTGAAAATCGACGTGACGGCTCTTGGCTTCTTCTTTCTCCCATGACATGTGAATAAAAGGACGTTGGACGTAATTATATATAACTTCCGCACGGCCGTCCGCTCTCTTCTTCACCTTCTCCTTGTACGTTGGGTATCCCTCGATCCCCAagcgtatttttttcagtccTCGTTCTTTCATCACTTGTTTGGCCACATCTCgattttcaatgtatttaaaaaatcggtACATGGCCGTGCTGTTCACCGCTACGAAAAAACAACGATTCGGTTCATTACAAAGTAAGGCATTTCGGGATTTCGTTATCGCGTCtgtgagaaacaaattcggGAAGTGAAAGATGTGAATCGCGAATTGTGCATATTTTATATCAAATCATTTATTACTCTGTGAGTATTCCTCGCCCATTTGGGGTGGATATTCTTCATCCCAGTCTACGACGTCATCTTCGAGTAAAACTACGACGTGGCATTCTCTGTCTCCTCGTTGCGCACTGTTAACCATTAGTGGTAATATCAAGTCTTCGAGAAAAACTTCAAACTGGCAGCGAGCTCCTTCATTAGACAATTCGTGAAGCAGTCCCCCTGTAACACATTTCAATTCATATTTGGATgcaggtaaaaaatttttttctccaagcTTTATAGAATTTAGATGTTGAGATACCGTAgtgtattcatttttctcaagCATCATTCGATTTTATAAAGTCAATGAGATGTTTCATAAGTGAATATCTTACGTTTTTGGATACCACTTTCTGCACagtatattaaaaatacacTGAATTTCATAAAGTTATTATTTTGTTCGAACAAAAAGAATTGTTAAAGAATAGATTCGAATAGTTGGGGTGACTTGAAACCTAACTTGGAACCACGTGTTTCTAGAAATGTAAAACTTCAAACGAATCTGTGCCTCTTAAATTTTCACCTTCGTAGGAGAAGGCAAAAACTCATTGACAATCTTTGTCCCATTTACTATCTCGTGACTTTAgatgtttttttcaacctcAATAATACACCCTATATACAATCCCAATTTTATTGCCTGAAACTTTGCTCAAATACCTACTTGTAATTAGTTTCTCGTGGCATTGGTGATACGTGATGGAGTTTAAAGTTTTAAAACCCCTTAAATATTTTAACTCTAATAATAACTACTGAAACTTGATTgtatcagtaaaaaaaaaatccaattgTATACCACTTTTTTAGAGTGATTGTAGTTTGCTTTTAAATTGGGCAGTGCAGTTCAAAACTTACGCAAATTTTGGCATTTAACTGTGTTGGCATCAAACGGTACCAGAAGATAATCGCAAGCTTCGTGAAGTTCTTGTACAGTAACGGTAGGAGGGCACCGAATTACGCC
The sequence above is drawn from the Neodiprion pinetum isolate iyNeoPine1 chromosome 2, iyNeoPine1.2, whole genome shotgun sequence genome and encodes:
- the LOC124211956 gene encoding BTB/POZ domain-containing protein 10 isoform X9, which gives rise to MDKTSISLCGGSTKPKPCLVQRDGSNDQHCRSLNPERQSTMRSSVGFAKPQPNQTHDKVSAPGVASGMSGAPASEERITLIVDNTRFILDPALFTAYPNTMLGRMFSSGIEFALPNERGEHELADGISAMVFRAILEYYKEGVIRCPPTVTVQELHEACDYLLVPFDANTVKCQNLRGLLHELSNEGARCQFEVFLEDLILPLMVNSAQRGDRECHVVVLLEDDVVDWDEEYPPQMGEEYSQTVNSTAMYRFFKYIENRDVAKQVMKERGLKKIRLGIEGYPTYKEKVKKRADGRAEVIYNYVQRPFIHMSWEKEEAKSRHVDFQCLKSKSVTNLAEATADPVLDAGENPITAIGMDPIPQPLAANPMGIDTDAEGAVGLPADSDLNQLLPDETS
- the LOC124211956 gene encoding BTB/POZ domain-containing protein 10 isoform X6, coding for MRFTVKKTRQVRFYFCSVQICSSLKWLLEKIEWYLPFYHSCGGSTKPKPCLVQRDGSNDQHCRSLNPERQSTMRSSVGFAKPQPNQTHDKVSAPGVASGMSGAPASEERITLIVDNTRFILDPALFTAYPNTMLGRMFSSGIEFALPNERGEHELADGISAMVFRAILEYYKEGVIRCPPTVTVQELHEACDYLLVPFDANTVKCQNLRGLLHELSNEGARCQFEVFLEDLILPLMVNSAQRGDRECHVVVLLEDDVVDWDEEYPPQMGEEYSQTVNSTAMYRFFKYIENRDVAKQVMKERGLKKIRLGIEGYPTYKEKVKKRADGRAEVIYNYVQRPFIHMSWEKEEAKSRHVDFQCLKSKSVTNLAEATADPVLDAGENPITAIGMDPIPQPLAANPMGIDTDAEGAVGLPADSDLNQLLPDETS
- the LOC124211956 gene encoding BTB/POZ domain-containing protein 10 isoform X7; this translates as MSNPGDRLSYVQDSSSDTETDYKETDSRGRHRVYKNRFGCGGSTKPKPCLVQRDGSNDQHCRSLNPERQSTMRSSVGFAKPQPNQTHDKVSAPGVASGMSGAPASEERITLIVDNTRFILDPALFTAYPNTMLGRMFSSGIEFALPNERGEHELADGISAMVFRAILEYYKEGVIRCPPTVTVQELHEACDYLLVPFDANTVKCQNLRGLLHELSNEGARCQFEVFLEDLILPLMVNSAQRGDRECHVVVLLEDDVVDWDEEYPPQMGEEYSQTVNSTAMYRFFKYIENRDVAKQVMKERGLKKIRLGIEGYPTYKEKVKKRADGRAEVIYNYVQRPFIHMSWEKEEAKSRHVDFQCLKSKSVTNLAEATADPVLDAGENPITAIGMDPIPQPLAANPMGIDTDAEGAVGLPADSDLNQLLPDETS
- the LOC124211956 gene encoding BTB/POZ domain-containing protein 10 isoform X2 → MRFTVKKTRQVRFYFCSVQICSSLKWLLEKIECWPDMSNPGDRLSYVQDSSSDTETDYKETDSRGRHRVYKNRFGCGGSTKPKPCLVQRDGSNDQHCRSLNPERQSTMRSSVGFAKPQPNQTHDKVSAPGVASGMSGAPASEERITLIVDNTRFILDPALFTAYPNTMLGRMFSSGIEFALPNERGEHELADGISAMVFRAILEYYKEGVIRCPPTVTVQELHEACDYLLVPFDANTVKCQNLRGLLHELSNEGARCQFEVFLEDLILPLMVNSAQRGDRECHVVVLLEDDVVDWDEEYPPQMGEEYSQTVNSTAMYRFFKYIENRDVAKQVMKERGLKKIRLGIEGYPTYKEKVKKRADGRAEVIYNYVQRPFIHMSWEKEEAKSRHVDFQCLKSKSVTNLAEATADPVLDAGENPITAIGMDPIPQPLAANPMGIDTDAEGAVGLPADSDLNQLLPDETS
- the LOC124211956 gene encoding BTB/POZ domain-containing protein 10 isoform X11, with the protein product MRSSVGFAKPQPNQTHDKVSAPGVASGMSGAPASEERITLIVDNTRFILDPALFTAYPNTMLGRMFSSGIEFALPNERGEHELADGISAMVFRAILEYYKEGVIRCPPTVTVQELHEACDYLLVPFDANTVKCQNLRGLLHELSNEGARCQFEVFLEDLILPLMVNSAQRGDRECHVVVLLEDDVVDWDEEYPPQMGEEYSQTVNSTAMYRFFKYIENRDVAKQVMKERGLKKIRLGIEGYPTYKEKVKKRADGRAEVIYNYVQRPFIHMSWEKEEAKSRHVDFQCLKSKSVTNLAEATADPVLDAGENPITAIGMDPIPQPLAANPMGIDTDAEGAVGLPADSDLNQLLPDETS
- the LOC124211956 gene encoding BTB/POZ domain-containing protein 10 isoform X3; translated protein: MRFTVKKTRQVRFYFCSVQICSSLKWLLEKIEWYLPFYHSWPDMSNPGDRLSYVQDSSSDTETDYKETDSRGRHRVYKNRFGMRSSVGFAKPQPNQTHDKVSAPGVASGMSGAPASEERITLIVDNTRFILDPALFTAYPNTMLGRMFSSGIEFALPNERGEHELADGISAMVFRAILEYYKEGVIRCPPTVTVQELHEACDYLLVPFDANTVKCQNLRGLLHELSNEGARCQFEVFLEDLILPLMVNSAQRGDRECHVVVLLEDDVVDWDEEYPPQMGEEYSQTVNSTAMYRFFKYIENRDVAKQVMKERGLKKIRLGIEGYPTYKEKVKKRADGRAEVIYNYVQRPFIHMSWEKEEAKSRHVDFQCLKSKSVTNLAEATADPVLDAGENPITAIGMDPIPQPLAANPMGIDTDAEGAVGLPADSDLNQLLPDETS
- the LOC124211956 gene encoding BTB/POZ domain-containing protein 10 isoform X10 codes for the protein MSNPGDRLSYVQDSSSDTETDYKETDSRGRHRVYKNRFGMRSSVGFAKPQPNQTHDKVSAPGVASGMSGAPASEERITLIVDNTRFILDPALFTAYPNTMLGRMFSSGIEFALPNERGEHELADGISAMVFRAILEYYKEGVIRCPPTVTVQELHEACDYLLVPFDANTVKCQNLRGLLHELSNEGARCQFEVFLEDLILPLMVNSAQRGDRECHVVVLLEDDVVDWDEEYPPQMGEEYSQTVNSTAMYRFFKYIENRDVAKQVMKERGLKKIRLGIEGYPTYKEKVKKRADGRAEVIYNYVQRPFIHMSWEKEEAKSRHVDFQCLKSKSVTNLAEATADPVLDAGENPITAIGMDPIPQPLAANPMGIDTDAEGAVGLPADSDLNQLLPDETS
- the LOC124211956 gene encoding BTB/POZ domain-containing protein 10 isoform X8; protein product: MDKTSISLWPDMSNPGDRLSYVQDSSSDTETDYKETDSRGRHRVYKNRFGMRSSVGFAKPQPNQTHDKVSAPGVASGMSGAPASEERITLIVDNTRFILDPALFTAYPNTMLGRMFSSGIEFALPNERGEHELADGISAMVFRAILEYYKEGVIRCPPTVTVQELHEACDYLLVPFDANTVKCQNLRGLLHELSNEGARCQFEVFLEDLILPLMVNSAQRGDRECHVVVLLEDDVVDWDEEYPPQMGEEYSQTVNSTAMYRFFKYIENRDVAKQVMKERGLKKIRLGIEGYPTYKEKVKKRADGRAEVIYNYVQRPFIHMSWEKEEAKSRHVDFQCLKSKSVTNLAEATADPVLDAGENPITAIGMDPIPQPLAANPMGIDTDAEGAVGLPADSDLNQLLPDETS
- the LOC124211956 gene encoding BTB/POZ domain-containing protein 10 isoform X4, translated to MDKTSISLWPDMSNPGDRLSYVQDSSSDTETDYKETDSRGRHRVYKNRFGCGGSTKPKPCLVQRDGSNDQHCRSLNPERQSTMRSSVGFAKPQPNQTHDKVSAPGVASGMSGAPASEERITLIVDNTRFILDPALFTAYPNTMLGRMFSSGIEFALPNERGEHELADGISAMVFRAILEYYKEGVIRCPPTVTVQELHEACDYLLVPFDANTVKCQNLRGLLHELSNEGARCQFEVFLEDLILPLMVNSAQRGDRECHVVVLLEDDVVDWDEEYPPQMGEEYSQTVNSTAMYRFFKYIENRDVAKQVMKERGLKKIRLGIEGYPTYKEKVKKRADGRAEVIYNYVQRPFIHMSWEKEEAKSRHVDFQCLKSKSVTNLAEATADPVLDAGENPITAIGMDPIPQPLAANPMGIDTDAEGAVGLPADSDLNQLLPDETS
- the LOC124211956 gene encoding BTB/POZ domain-containing protein 10 isoform X5 yields the protein MRFTVKKTRQVRFYFCSVQICSSLKWLLEKIECWPDMSNPGDRLSYVQDSSSDTETDYKETDSRGRHRVYKNRFGMRSSVGFAKPQPNQTHDKVSAPGVASGMSGAPASEERITLIVDNTRFILDPALFTAYPNTMLGRMFSSGIEFALPNERGEHELADGISAMVFRAILEYYKEGVIRCPPTVTVQELHEACDYLLVPFDANTVKCQNLRGLLHELSNEGARCQFEVFLEDLILPLMVNSAQRGDRECHVVVLLEDDVVDWDEEYPPQMGEEYSQTVNSTAMYRFFKYIENRDVAKQVMKERGLKKIRLGIEGYPTYKEKVKKRADGRAEVIYNYVQRPFIHMSWEKEEAKSRHVDFQCLKSKSVTNLAEATADPVLDAGENPITAIGMDPIPQPLAANPMGIDTDAEGAVGLPADSDLNQLLPDETS
- the LOC124211956 gene encoding BTB/POZ domain-containing protein 10 isoform X1 produces the protein MRFTVKKTRQVRFYFCSVQICSSLKWLLEKIEWYLPFYHSWPDMSNPGDRLSYVQDSSSDTETDYKETDSRGRHRVYKNRFGCGGSTKPKPCLVQRDGSNDQHCRSLNPERQSTMRSSVGFAKPQPNQTHDKVSAPGVASGMSGAPASEERITLIVDNTRFILDPALFTAYPNTMLGRMFSSGIEFALPNERGEHELADGISAMVFRAILEYYKEGVIRCPPTVTVQELHEACDYLLVPFDANTVKCQNLRGLLHELSNEGARCQFEVFLEDLILPLMVNSAQRGDRECHVVVLLEDDVVDWDEEYPPQMGEEYSQTVNSTAMYRFFKYIENRDVAKQVMKERGLKKIRLGIEGYPTYKEKVKKRADGRAEVIYNYVQRPFIHMSWEKEEAKSRHVDFQCLKSKSVTNLAEATADPVLDAGENPITAIGMDPIPQPLAANPMGIDTDAEGAVGLPADSDLNQLLPDETS